Within Vicia villosa cultivar HV-30 ecotype Madison, WI linkage group LG1, Vvil1.0, whole genome shotgun sequence, the genomic segment TATAACCACACGAAGACGAAACTGATACATAGTGACTACTTTTTAGATACTGACACATCTCAGACACATCAAGGGAAACAAAGTAAACAAAAGAAAGTTGAGAAAGAACAATAGCTTACTTTGAGCTTGAGATGAAGATATCTGATTCTCATGATGTTCACTATTGTTTGATCAGAAGTTGAAAGGAAGAAAACTTATATTTGCAGAAGTTGACCAGAAAAGTTAGTAAATCAAGTATAGGTGTTGAGTAAGAAATGGATTGGCTTTATTTTAAAAGGGCACATGCAGAATCTTGAGTAAGATTTTGACCATAAATAAAAAACTTAGACTCAAAGATAACCTTAGAATTCCTAAGCTACTAAATTGAAATACCAATTAGCTTTAAAATACAAACAATACAAAAAAGTTGAATATGAGAATAATAGAAGATTAAATAATTGTAAACGGCAGAGAGAGAACAAGAATATGGTGGAGAAATGACAAATGGCATATGAATATTCAGGGTCATTTGGTTACTTCATGAAGGTGCTTCAAACTCCAAGGTGTTGAACATGAGTTGGTTTATACTACTATTAGTTTAACTTGAATATTGATTTGGGACAGAGAGTCTATTCATTTACTCTTCTTTTTAGTTAATTGCATATTGATTTGAGTTAATACTAGTTGAATCTTCACTTACTTTTTAAGCTTTTGTTAGAATTAACCCATAAAAGGATTGATCTGGTTGGTGGTTTGATTTAAGataatttgtataagagaatttTTTTATGCCCTCATACATTTTTTTTAGAGATTTCTGGTGAAAATCTTAAAATATCTTTATATTTCGGATATCCATTTCTGAATTCATCTTTTTGTAGAAAAAATGTGACTTCACATATGCAACTTCGAAGTCACCTTATTATTCGGAAAAAAAAAATGTGACTTTGCATATGCATCTTCGAAGTCATCATTTTTTTGGGAAAAAAGGTGTCTTCGcacatgcatctccgaaatcacatttttttttgggaaaaaagGTGACTTCTCATGTATCTCCGAACtccattttttttagaaaaaaggtgaATTCGGATGTACATCCGAAAATATGTATGAGACAAATTCCAAATCAACAAAGCAACAATGCATagatttatcataaataatcaaaattacaTAGATAGATCAACATAAATATAACGTTACATATTGTTATAAACGGGTAGTTGAGGACGgcgcaacattttgataacatcttctcccgatatttgaagtttcgcatccaactcgatcggatcCTTTGAAGAATATTGTTGAAAAGTTGCTCACATAACCTCTAAATCGTCGGCGTTCTTGAGCTCAAATGGGGTGAACTTTACTTTTCCTTCGGCGTCAAGTGAACGTGAACGATACTCAAGCTTAAACACCTTCCAACGTTCTGGATATTACAAGAGAGAGTTCAGTGTCGGAATCAGCTCGGTGAACGGTGTGTCGTGCGAGAACCTAAATTGAAGCGACATCCAGTAACCACTACTGAAGTAGACAAAAGCAAGGTGATGGTAGGTTTGAGTCATTTCTGATTGTGGCTTGTGATGTTGATGAAAATCAACAGAGACCATATTTATAGACTTTTTGAAGTAATATGGGCCCAAGAAATCTAATCTTGTTATCAGTGCATATTTTGGATATGCACTTCTGAAATAAACCCTAATGCTTTATAATTTCGGATATGAATttctgaattatgcagaaacagaatcCCAATGATACCATTTTGATATGGCAAAATCAAcatacaaaacaattaaattggTAAGAATAAACATTgattacattatatatatatataatcgtaTTGGTTTTATATTCTTCAcgataatacatacaaaaaatgattcGATAACATTCTAAAATACACCAAACGAATTGTCATCGCTTAATTTTAAAACTTGTAAATTCTTCGACTTTTCCCTATTTGTTTCCCTCTCTTTCTTCATCATTTCTTCGAACTccaacatcctttcaaaaaaatgaTCGGGCCAAGTGTCTGCCTCTTTTGTATGATGTGTCACTGACATGCCGTAATCGAAATAGGACACCCCAATTTCAAAAAAACTTGTACAAAGtggcgcgatcttagataccTGATACAAATAATGTGGTCGGACGGGTCTATAGGTGGGCGACTATGAAGTAGGAAAAATATCTCTGAAAATCCAAATCTCGTCAGATCGACACACACCCGGTCATACGCATTTGCTATAAGATGGTCCATCTCAGGGAAGGACATCCACTTTGAAACGGATGCGTGAGTGCTAATATATAGAACAAGGGCATCGTGAATTTTATCGAAGTTATATTTATTCTCATAAAGTTGGGTGTAAAATTCCCTATGTGAAGTCAACTCTGAAATAAGTGTTCAGCGAATGAGAGTGTGATTCTCTTCTCCTTTACCGAGTAAAATGGCAACGGTCCGATATCCGCAATTACCATTGATCCTTACATCAACCATATTTTTAATGTGTTTGTGCATAAATAGAGGCATCTCACCAATGTAGATCATCGGTGATTTTTAAAACGGAGGTGTGCGAGGCGGTTTGGAAATGTGCGCTCCCTTGTTAGCACTACATTTAGATTTTTTGTGTAGGTGAATCCGGGAACAAATAATCAACAACTTCATAGGAGTCCGCTTAGTTGACGTGTCATCTTGGGTACTTTTCGCCTTTTTAGGCGCACCCTTGTTTTTAACCTGTTGCGAAGGAGGTTTTAAATCGGTTGTTTTCGGAAAAGCAATTTTTCTCagttgttcttttatgtgcaatttcttggtgtcatccgctttagaaaacctttccatgatcacttccaaCTCGGTTGTGATGGTTACATTGGATGTACCCTCTTTCGTTGGTTCGTAGTCATCAAATCGAAGTCTTTTACAATGATCGAAGACTTCATCCATGTGTATAAGGGAATTCAACATCATCTTTTTAGAAATTAGACAAGCACATGGAAGCCTTTAAGTTTTTCTAATTGTACTCCCACACTTCAAACTATCCGGACCCTTTATATCCGCCCACTTTGcttcatgaaaaataaaattcaattcaGCCCTGGATATGTTGAAATTCAATTGCGAGTAAGGTGTTGCCCTTAAATCGGTGTTCCGCCACAGTCATGCTCCGACCAAACATCGTTTGAATTTCattatgttgattttggagcatttggttcactGTGTCTCATTCTCTACAAAGATCTCCCTTGCTATCATCCAACCATTTATTCAGCACTGCATGTGCATATTCAATGTTGTTGGTTGTTGTGCATCCCAAATGTCTAACATGATCCGTCCAAGCGCATACAACtttctctttcaccttttcaaggACTGTAGACATATTCTCGGTACATAACTCTTTGgaacataaatttaaaatatctaTCCATGCATTCATTATCTTCTCGACCACAACAACGTGTTTGAGGATGTTTTCGTCTTCATCATTTTTTTCTTTAGTGTTAGCTGCGAGTTTGAGCTTTGATCtcacattttttgttatatgatacCTACAAAGTAATGCGGTTAATGTCGGAAGACAATACCAACCACATTCATAAGGAAATTATCTCGATTGGTAACAATGACACTAGACATATTTTGTGGATCAACCAATTGAGTATTGCATATTCTCAATGCCCATGTAACGTTATCTTCTTTCTCACATTCCAAAAAAAGCAAATCCAACCGAAAATGTCTTGTCCGTAGAGGTCTCGCCTACAATTTCTAtaagcggaagcctatacttgttggttttGTACGTCGAATCAATAATAAAGACACttggatgagtccaaaatatgcCACGAATAGTAACGTTGTCCTCACAAGCTAGCTTTGTACCTTGAATCGTATTGGTTATCatccaaaagtttcaaaagttgttgcattttttACCTCAGACTTTTTTTCGTGATGTTCAGTTTATAACGTTCATGGTATATCTGTGTGATATTTAAAACACTTTATGGTCTTTTTTGTTTCAATTCAGCAAGTATGTTTCTTGGTGTAACTTTGATTATCGATAATTCTAAAATAGATTCCTTCTCTTTGTGGTTAAGCCGACACACAATTGGATGCCCCTGTAGCTTGGTGTCCAATGCATGAAGTCCGCAAACGACACTAAAACACCACAAACCATCAATCCTACAAGATACGCGCTACTTAAACGGACATGCACATTTTCTCGATGCCGTGTCATCATGTTTTAACTTACAAAATTTTGAAACATATTTCCCACCCCCTCTCGCATGTCATCACAACAAATGCTTGCCTTCTACTAGTGTCAATGTCGGACCTTGCTATCACAacgccaaatccaagtttactagcttcaatTCGGATCCACTCAAGCAAACGTTGACGAGAAGTGAAAGTCATTTCATTTGTAAATTCTTGTCGAACATCTATCGCTACCACAATTCTTTTGGCTTAGCATCTTCGTTGACCTCCTCTAGAACATCTACACCATCTCTGGCAATGTTGTCGGGATGCATCATACCTAACATGTGCATAAAACCTATAttctgttaaaattattttttgctGTAACAGACACTATTTTAaatatgcacatccgaaataaGTTTGGTGAATTTCGGAAGTGCGTATCCAAAGTGACACAGGTTTCTTCTCCAATAAATCAACACCAATGCAAGCAAATAAGAGATGAAATGAGGAAACTTTGCCTCACTATGCTCTCTTTGTTATGTTCAATCACTTGATACTTGGTTTGAAGACAAAAAAATGGATTAGTAATGGTTGAGATTTTGGAGAGGGTTTTGATTTTGTAGTGAAAGAAAATGAATTAAATAGTGATAGTGGGAAAAATATATAGGAAGgtatttttcggatatgcatatcagaAAATACCACTGAGATTTTAAATCCAATGTTTAAATAATAAAACGTTTGGTAAAGGTATTTTCGGATATAAATATccgaaataattttaaaatgtgaAAAAATACGTTCAAATATACATATATGAAagatattttagaattttcagaGGTGTTTTTTCTCCTATATAGGTGTACAAAGAGATTCTCTTTGTATAattgaaaattttggatgttctaAAACAAAAGTTGCTGAGGAATGCTGCTAGTTCAATATAAGTTGTCATAGAAAGTATTTAATGATTGTGTTCTTTTATTTGGGTAACAAAAGTTCTAGATGAATTTGTTCAACTATactgttttgtttttaattaaaaaatttgtaaCTTACTGTTTTATCAATAATATCATTagctaattattattaataaaaataataaatgaattgAAATACTCCTTTCTTACCTATAACATAAGCAAAAACAAAGAACTAAtaaaatgttttataaaaaagGTGTAAGAAACAATTTTTAATGTTCTATAAAAAGATGTAAGAAACAATTTTTATTAGTGTTGTTTATAGAAAAAATGAGAGAAACCAaatacttttgaaaaaaaatgaatgtttaaaaatataatggttaaataaaaataaattgatgtTTTACTTAAGAAGCACCACACAATCAACGACTAAAAGGAAAAGAGATCACTTCATTCATTTGTTAAACCTTGGGGTGGGGATAACCATTAGCATTGAGGTCAATCAGATGCTTAGGTCGCGATAAAGCTCGGCACAGACCGAGAAAGCTCATCAGTGGAAGAAATGTGTCACGTAGTCTCGATTTTTCaacttaaaatttttaaaaatttcaaacttcAACTAAAATCAATTAGAAGAAATAATCTTTTATTCTTGAAACCTTAAAATCATTCCAACAAAACATAGACTTAGAGCCAGAGGGGTTGGGGGGAAATGTGAACTTGTTAAAGCAGCCTTAGTTTGGGGAGGATAAATTCAGTCACCACCCCATTGTCAAGCATAGGCAATTTAGATAAGGATGTGGAAACTAAGACAACATTTTGAAAGCCCGTGCCTTTAAGAGTAAGGTCAGGGCAGATAGCTAGAATGAACAGCATGTAAGATGTCATATGAACCATGAAAGAAGCCACTACTAAAAAGGAGAGCAATGGTACATATTGGGTCAAGGATATATTTTGGTATATGGGGAAGAAGATATATAGTCGGTGAGAACATGGGTAAAAAAAGACTCACAAAGTGAAGCAAACACATCCAATGAATCCAAGTCTAACAGTTACGCTCATCGGAAAGGGTTTAAAGAATCGACAAAAAACATCTAACAAGATTCAAATTTCCATTCAAACTAATAGGAATTAGAATGTAGGTAATAACAGCATGAATGTAGTGACAAAGAACACTACTAACAACAAAACTTAACATCTAGATTGGCTTGTATATGAAATCAGCTAAAACTAACTGAAATAAGCaatcaaaaacaaaatagaaGACTGAATGGTAACATATACCACAATACAGAAACAAATATCTGATAATCAAACATTTAATCAATTGTCTTAACAATACAAAACACTCGAACATCAAAAGTTGTACTCAGTAGAGAAAATTGataacaaaatttgaaaattgtaTCAGCAAGTAATGTCTAAGCTGCAGTCTTCCTTAGCTTAGCAAGTTCTTGCCTAACACTAGCAGCCCTCTGCATAAATTGAAATCATTTCATCAGAAACAAACTAACACAAACAACCAACATTGACAACATACAACCAAACACTGAAACCTCAAACTAAATTAACCATTTAAAACATAAAACAGTGACAAAAAACAAACCTTAATTTTTGCCAACATGATCTTGAACCTGTCAAAATCATTGAGGGCAGCCCTCCTCTTCCTCACAATCAATTTCCTTCCCCATGAGCTCTTCTCCCACTTGTTCTTCACATCTATCCGAACAACAAATAAAAACCAAACCAATTACAAACGTTTCAAATTTTAACTAAAAACACAACTATTTATGAAACCCATTTCAACTAAAAACACAACTATTCATGAAACCCATTTCAACTAAAACACAACTATTCATGAAAATCTACCTGCGGCTTCCATGGCCTTGATGAGATCCTTCTTCTTAGGAACTCTCTTGATATCAATCTTGATATCAGTAAGAGAAAGCCTCTTGAAATTAATTGGGATCCTCTCCATGTCAGGTGCATCCACTAGAGCctgtaaacaaacaaacaaatcacAAACATTTTTGAGAaaccattcaaatgggcatggtTGAAAATGAAAAAAGATGAGAAATTGGAAAATGGGTTACCCTAGTTTGGTCGATGACATCGACGATAACAACTAGCTTTCCATAGTCTTTGCCGTAGTTGACAAGAGCAACTCGCCCGATCTCAACGAACCTCTTGAACGGCTGAACAAAGAACAAACAGTTAGAGAAAGATAACAGTGAGATTCATTGGAAAAGAAGGGGAAAGAAATTCACCATTTTCGAGTTTCGGCTTGAAGAGAAGAAGCTAACGCAGACAACGTAGGTTTGAGAATgttagaaattagggttttgtgttaaTTATAAGGATGTTCTTTTGTATGGGCCTATATTCGGGTTTGGGCCCAAAATAAGTTGGGTTGTATTTGTTTTTGTAATTTACCACTCACACTTTCTTTTTAGTTATACACCAACCAAACCTATGAGTTTTTAtctttttctgctttgttttatccgtttatgtttttttttttaaacagcaAGAgacgtgtgtgtgtgtatatatatatatatatatatatatatatatatatatatatatatatatatatatatattaagagaACCCCAAAGGTCTCAAAGCGGAAAACAACGCCAAATAACCGCCTTAACCCCCCAAACCACGTCACGAGTGACCCACTCggtatttctaaaaataataccATTCCTGACCAACCATAAACTCCAAATAATAGCCAACCATATACACCCCTCCTTACATCTCCTAACTTTTTTAGATTTACAAAAAGAACTCCAACATCTATAACTTTCTTTGAAATCCTCAGCTAAAGAAAAAGGCATTCCAATCCAATGAGCCTATTCCTTCCAAACTTCAATGACGCACCGACACAATAGAAGGGAATGGAAAGAAGATTCAACAACATCCCcacaaaaaacacaagaaagattAGATGTAAGAGGGAGAATACCTCGAGTAGCTAATAAATCCTTCGTGGCAATCCTATTCTTGAAACATCTCCAACCAAAGGCTTTTGATTTACAAGGAGCCTCAATCTTCCAAATAAGAGGAACAATATAATCCAAAATATTATGCGGACCAAACACCGGAAAGTTGTCCCGAATGGAAGCGTAACAAGAAGAAACAGTGTAGCATTCATTGCCCGAAGGCCTCCAAGACACCCTGTCTCGCCGACTGCTGTCCGCCAAAGGATGATGATGCCGGAGCAGGTTCCGTAGCTCAGCTGCCTCCACAACAGCTGCTGGCCCCGCTAGAACCGGAATATCGAAATCAAACCAAAGCCACACGCCATTCCGCCAACCTCCCATTCCGGCTATAGAAACATCCTGTAACAAAGAAAGATCAAACAGAGTCAGAAACAAATTCCTAATAATCCCCTCTTCCATCCAATGAGCTTGCAAAAAAGAAGTAGTATATCCATCACCTATgtgaaaaaaaacaattattaacaaaaaaattcGTCGGTAATCTCTTCTTCGAAGAAATGACATCCGACCACCAAACCGATTGAGAACTATAATTATCTCTCCTTCCTCCTTCTAAAGTCACCCGAATCTTCACATCCACATATCTCGCTTTCAACATCCTATACCAAAGAGAATTAGAGGCCtccaaaattctccacttccacttaAGGAGGAGGGCCAAATTGAAATCTTCCAAGCTTCTCAACCCTAAACCACCTCTATCCACCGGTAAGCAAACATcttcccacttcacccaatgaacACACCTCTTATCCTCCGTTCCTCCCCACaaaaaattgctttgaattttgttAATCTCTCGAATGACCTTCTTCGGAGCCAAATAAAAAGATAGAGTAAAAATAGGTAAACTACCAAGCACAGATTTTAATAAGGTAATTCTTCCTCCAAAGCTAAGCCATCTTCCTTTCCAAGAACAGAGCTTCTTCCTAATTTTCTCCACAACGGGTCTCCAAAAATCAATCCTTAGATCCAATGCGAATCCCGAGAAAAGAGAACTCCTTTGATTCCAACttgcaagaaagaaaagaagtcGACACCTCCAAGAAATGAGAATTAATATTTATTCCGATGAGCTTGCTCTTGTTAAAATTGATACCAAGACCcgaaacaatttcaaaaccacGCAACACCGATTTGATAGCCCACAAATGCCTCCAACTCCCATCTCCCACAAGTAAggtgtcatccgcgaattgtaAAACATCCACAAAACAATTACCTTTTACATTACACCCAACGAACTTCCCGTTATCCACCGCCTTGTTAACTAAGGTTTTCAAACCTTTCGCCACTataacaaaaagaaagggtgataAAGGATCCCCTTGACGTCAACCTCTTTCCACAACAAACTCCTTAGTGGGGCTACCGTTCACTAAAACCGACATTTTGCTAGAAAAAATAAGCACCTCTATCCACTTCATCCACCTCTCCCCAAAACCCATCTTTCTCATCATGAAACTAAGGAAGTTCCAATTAACCTTATCGTAAGCTTTTTCAAAGTCTACTTTAAAAAGAAGACACTCCCTCCCTTCCTTAGACGCGAAATCCACCAACTCATTAGCAATAAGGACCCCATCAAGCAATTGACAacccggaacaaaagcactttggcaTTGAGAAATAATAGAAGACAACACTCTTTTAATTCTACCGGCCAAAACTTTAGAAATAACTTTGTAAATACAACCCACCAAGCATATAGGTCTATAGTCGTCCTAGCCTAAAGGATTGGAGGACTTAGGAATCAAAGTAAGAAAAGAGGAGGTTATAGCCTTTGAAAGAAAAAAACTCGAGTGAAGCTCCTTAAAACAAGCTATAAAATCCTCTTTAATGAAATTCCAACACTTTTTAACGAAAAGAATAGAGAAACTGTCCGGGCCTGGACTCTTCGAACCATCACAATTCCACACCGCTTCCCTTATTTCCTCCTCGGAAAACGGAACCTCAAGAGAGGAACTATCTTCCGCACTCAAAGATTTGAACGAAACCTCATCCAAAATCGGTCTTCTTTGGCAAATCTCCTTAAATTTCCTTTGAAAATGATCTCTCACTTCTTCCTTAACCTCCGCCGCTTTCATGATGATACCGTTTCTCGTAGAGATTGCACTAATGTGATTCCTCCTCATCCTTTCTTTCATCACTCTATGGAAGTACTTGCTATTAGAATCTCCGTCATTGAGCCATTTTAATCTAGATTTTTGAATGAGCATATTCTCCTTAATTTTGATATTCAACCAAATCCTACTACTAGCTTTACTTTTAATAGCCCTTAACTCCTCACTAAAAACATCAATGTCATCCGCCTTATTTAAGTCTCTAACACCTTCTTCCACCTCTAAGTCGTACTTGCCAAACACCGCCAAATTCCACCATTTTATCCTATCTTTTAATAAACGGAGTTTCTCCTTTAACACAAAATCGCCTCTTCCAAACACTTTAAGCTCCTTCCATTCACGATCAAGAAAAGGAAGAAAATCTCTATTATTAAACCACTCATTGTTAAACTTGAACGGTTTAGGCCCCCAATCTTCATCATCCACAACCAACCAAACCGGACAATGGTCCGAAATGTCTCTACGCCCAATTAATTGCCCCACCATTCCCCACGAAGAAACAATGTTGCCATCAACAAGGAACCCATCCAATCTGCTCTTCGACTTCCCGTCACCACTAAACCAACTATACTTTTTACCCTTACACGGGACATCCACCAAACCGCAATCATCGATAAATTTGGAAAAATCCCTCCACTCCGATCTATTGTTCAACGAGGAAAGCCCTACCCTTTCACTTCTCTTCTTAGTAGCGTTGAAATCTCCCCCTATAAGCCATTGACCATCACAAAATCTATCTTTCAACTCCAGCAAAGATTTCCAAAGAATACGCTTAGAAGGACTCGAGCACGACGAATAAACATTGATAAAGTAATACACATTGTTATTCCAACAAGCTTTGACCCCTAAGAAACCTTGACCTCTGAAACTAGAGATAACCGACATAGAACTCACCTTCCACAGAATAAGCAAACCTCCTGACATACCTTCCGATTCGGAGAACGAAAAATCTATCTCCTTCTTCCCCCAAAAGCTTCTAGCTATCGTTTCCGAAATTTCCTTCaactttgtttcttgaataaaaagtAAATCCGCCCTTCCTTTTTGAATAATATTACTAATACGGTTCCTCTTAACTCTGCTACCTCCGCCCCTTATATTAAAAGAACCGACGTTTATGTTAACATCTTCTcctatcattttttaaaattaattttacatatttttaaataaatttataaatacatacaagatatttcaaaataaaataaaaatattagaagaGTATGTCGcacattttaattatataaaatatagtaaatttatctataatataagaaaattagatgTTTTGAAAAAGACAACAATGCCCTTAGTTAGGTTGCTGCTACAACATGAAATTTGGGGAAAATGCGGTCTAATTAATACTTTTTTCAACTAATGACATCACTTGGTTGGTTGCAAACTAATACCTTTTTGTtatactagtagaagacccgtgcgtccgcacgggtaagtcaaatcttaagatgaataatatattacaaacgcaaaaaaagaagtttaaaaattCGAATGAGGAATGTTAATTTaagattaacaaaacataatattGATGAAATAAATCTATATTTAGTAGCTATGCAAAAAAAGAACATGGAAATGTAATAGTCATTCGTATCTTAGTTAATTCGATAAGGCTAGGTTGTTGGTGATAtagaattgttattataaaatcactaataactgaaaatatttaaaaataaatatttatcaaatcgccaacatgataaatttaatatgtctaataaatataaatatttacaaatatgattaataactataattatttacaaatatcactgatgattataaatatttttaatattttattgtttaagGAAAAAAAAGTATGTGAAGGGAATTTGATTACATCATCAAGGGACTTCTAGAGCCATTCATTGTAGACAAATAATCTCCAACTTCACTAAGAGAACTTGTTATTGAATAGAATGTATCTAAACTTCTATCTTTGGTTGTCACCCTATTAACTTGTTAgttaaataaaaaaaccaaaaccatGATGTATGTGAATGAGAAAGCAATATAGATGCAAATATATATCTTCAGCATAGAAAGGTAATTAATATAAGTAGCTTTTGAAGATCACCAAATATGGTTGCagtaaaaatgttattaattaataaaggACAATGGTTTTAGTGTAGTGAATAACTATTTTTAATAACTATATCCAGTACCATAATATATATGTTATTacgaaatttaaatattttttacaaaatagTTCTTCAGTTAAGTCttaaaaagaaaactaaaatttaaaaagGCTATGTTAACATTCTAAGTATGTTAGACCAAACTATGATGTAAATTAGTTGTTGTTATGGATGCTTAATTAGCTATCATAACTTGATTTAGTTTGTATACAAAGTAAGCACGGGTATTATCCTAAGGTTTCAAATATTAAGGGTTAAATTAagcttatttttattagttaCCATTGAAATGTCTTAGTCTAAATGCCACTTACCTATTAAGACCATGTACAATGATTTCAACActcaacacccactttttcaactcccaaTAAACTTTGTTATACCTCAAAGTTACGTATATAAAATGATGACATAACTAAAATGATGACATAACTACTGTCAAGTTTGATTATACATACCACCATattttattaagggtgttaatagGTGTTGTGGTGATTGTGTTTTGTGTGaaagtttatattattatttttatttattcttttaatttatatttctcttacaataaaatattaaattaaatatggtCTCTTCAATAAAATAGGTATTGTGGTAATAGTGTCCCGTGTGAAAGTTTATATGATATTTctgttaatttttttcaatttatactttttttatttattttatcttaagacaataaaatattaaattaaacatgATCATTCAATAAAATAGGTATTACTGTGATAGTGTCCCGTGTAAAATCATATGAGTTATGGAGTGGTAAAAAAGCACTTATGATTCTAATTCAACTCTAACTCCTAAAATCTCTCCAAACCCTCGCTATTTATATAAAAGACTCTAGTCCATTTGTCAGACACgggaaaatttatttatatattaaatcatTTGTTGACGACATtagagaaaataaaatagtgcaaATTTGTGTTATTAATACAAAAAGATAATCGGATACTTATATGTTGTCTCAATACATCTCAACAAATATTAttgtaaattattttaattaaatttttcaataCAATATTTACAAATTAACATGATAACAACATGTATCAATAAATAACTCaatgtataaatataaattttgatacATGAAAAACCTGTGCGGATTTATActacttttatataaaataatatatctataatgattaatttattaattagtttataaaatatatttaaatttttaaaattcattatttttttaatattataatttatcaattatgataatatataatatatttttaaattgttg encodes:
- the LOC131617831 gene encoding large ribosomal subunit protein eL14-like; its protein translation is MPFKRFVEIGRVALVNYGKDYGKLVVIVDVIDQTRALVDAPDMERIPINFKRLSLTDIKIDIKRVPKKKDLIKAMEAADVKNKWEKSSWGRKLIVRKRRAALNDFDRFKIMLAKIKRAASVRQELAKLRKTAA